A section of the Myxocyprinus asiaticus isolate MX2 ecotype Aquarium Trade chromosome 40, UBuf_Myxa_2, whole genome shotgun sequence genome encodes:
- the LOC127430523 gene encoding uncharacterized protein LOC127430523 — protein sequence MVCRYKLAFRRSAFKGWRNVRGADMWAEDDLGPNAPPCLDSYIAPAEGNVYRMYHGTSREAAEKIKVSGFKRSSKGMLGPGVYLSRDLEKASRYPLDLPVDQRVVLRVMVNVGKVIKIDRQYHPLQTTWHEYGYDTAWCPPKCGMVRSGLEEDCVWDPNRITVIDEIRPKQGCGVWYECYYRQDVLCKMWKGRLITCTTQRLQRDDSLLPCIVVVCSVLLNEHESYIHCLGRAHSEAALMETDCPHCEGMSLRMLHARITLVLRDDPASYAFPPASSLLDQEGPHEESMEHLPWTHPERYAIYKSAFRRSAFRVNIRGANMWAEYDFGIATTSVLQSYCEPAGDQIYKMYHGTSKQAAKKILSEGFRQSSDGMLGCGVYLSRDLEKASRYPLHLPIHERVVLRVKVNVGKVIKIGYQGHPLQKTWHSHGYDTAWCPPRCGSVASLFEEDCVWDPKQIIVIDEIEPCLQSSIEPAGDQVYRMYHGTSKEAAAKIKKEGFRQSPDGMLGRGVYLSRDLEKASRYPLDLPVDQRVVLRVKVNVGKVIKIDYQCHPLQKTWHEYGYDTAWCPPKCGMTESGCEEDCVWDPNRIAVIDAIRPF from the exons ATGGTATGCCGTTATAAACTTGCTTTCAGAAGGTCTGCATTTAAAGGTTGGAGGAACGTCAGAG GTGCAGACATGTGGGCTGAAGATGATTTGGGTCCAAATGCTCCACCATGCCTCGATAGTTACATAGCACCAGCTGAAGGTAATGTCTACAGAATGTACCATGGCACATCTAGGGAGGCTGCTGAGAAAATCAAAGTCTCTGGCTTTAAACGGTCTTCTAAAGGGATGCTTGGGCCTGGTGTCTATCTCAGCCGAGATCTAGAGAAGGCCTCCAGATACCCTCTGGATCTACCTGTGGACCAGAGAGTGGTTCTGAGAGTGATGGTCAATGTAGGGAAAGTGATAAAGATTGACCGTCAATATCATCCACTGCAGACAACCTGGCATGAATATGGGTATGACACTGCCTGGTGCCCACCAAAATGTGGCATGGTGCGAAGCGGTCTTGAGGAAGACTGTGTGTGGGATCCAAATCGAATAACAGTCATTGATGAAATTCGTCCAAAGCAAGGGTGTGGTGTTTGGTATGAGTGCTATTA CAGACAGGATGTTCTCTGCAAGATGTGGAAAGGACGACTCATCACCTGTACAACTCAGCGCCTGCAGCGAGATGACTCACTGCTCCCCTGCATTGTTGTAGTGTGCAGTGTTCTTCTCA ATGAGCATGAGAGCTACATTCACTGCCTGGGCCGCGCCCACAGCGAAGCAGCTCTGATGGAGAcggactgccctcactgtgaagGCATGAGTCTCCGGATGCTCCATGCAagaatcaccctcgttctgagggacgatcctGCCTCCTACGCCTTCCCACCTGCCTCCTCTTTGTTAGATCaagagggaccacatgaggag TCAATGGAACACCTTCCGTGGACACACCCTGAACGGTATGCCATTTATAAATCTGCTTTCAGAAGGTCTGCATTCAGAGTTAACATCAGAG GTGCAAACATGTGGGCAGAATATGACTTTGGTATAGCTACTACATCAGTTCTTCAGAGTTACTGTGAACCAGCTGGAGATCAAATCTACAAAATGTATCATGGCACATCCAAGCAGGCTGCCAAAAAAATACTTAGTGAGGGTTTTCGTCAGTCTTCTGATGGCATGCTCGGATGTGGTGTCTACCTGAGCCGAGATCTAGAGAAGGCCTCGAGATACCCTCTACATCTACCTATACATGAGAGAGTGGTTCTGAGAGTGAAAGTCAATGTTGGGAAAGTGATAAAGATTGGCTATCAAGGTCATCCACTGCAGAAGACCTGGCATAGTCATGGGTATGACACTGCCTGGTGTCCTCCAAGATGCGGCAGTGTGGCAAGTTTATTTGAAGAAGACTGTGTGTGGGATCCAAAACAAATAATAGTCATTGATGAAATTGAACCATGCCTTCAAAGCAGCATAGAACCAGCTGGAGATCAAGTCTACAGAATGTACCATGGCACATCCAAGGAGGctgcagcaaaaataaaaaaagagggtTTTCGTCAGTCTCCTGACGGAATGCTCGGACGTGGTGTGTACCTCAGCCGAGATCTAGAGAAGGCCTCCAGATACCCTCTGGATCTACCTGTGGACCAGAGAGTGGTTCTGAGAGTGAAGGTCAATGTTGGGAAAGTGATAAAGATTGACTATCAATGTCATCCACTGCAGAAGACCTGGCATGAATATGGGTATGACACTGCCTGGTGCCCACCAAAATGTGGCATGACAGAAAGTGGTTGTGAGGAAGACTGTGTGTGGGATCCAAATCGAATCGCAGTCATTGATGCAATTCGTCCATTTTAA